TCCTTTATGGCTTTCACCTCTACCCGCTGTTCAAATGTGAGCGGGATCCTTGTCCCAATGCGGTAGACTGCTTTGTTTCCAGACCAACTGAGAAAAGTGTCTTTATGGTGTTCATGCAATGCATTTCTGCAATTTCTCTCTTCCTAAACATCTTGGAGATCATGCATCTGGGTTACAAGAAGATTAAGAAAGGCATCTTGGACTTCTACCCTCACTTGAGAGATGACAGAGATGACCTTGATGATTACTATGccaacaaatgtaaaaaagagTCTGTAGTGCAAATATGCACTAGTGTAACTCGAAAGGCAACGATTGCCTCTGCACCCAGTGAATACAACCTGGAGAGGGTGCAGGGCACAATGTACCCAAACCTTATCAAACCTTCAACTTTTCTACCTGTTCAGGGCGAGCTAGCCAATCAGCAGGATTTGGATGATTCTAAATGTTCCACTCAAAGTCCCCCTGGGTATAACTGCACCTCGACTACCAACGAGCCGTGCTCTCCATGCTCTCCATGCTCTGACTCCGTAATTAATGCAAAGCAGGAGGCTGAGGAGTTTTTGCATCTTCCCCCACACAGTAAGGAGGGCAGCGAAAGAGGGAGCCCAGACTCTCCAAAATGCCCACAGAGGGCAACTACTGCTTCCTCCTTCCCTACGCTGCCAATAAGTGCAGCAAGAAGACCGTGGAGGGCTCACGGCTCTATGAAATGCTCCACAGTGCCAGAAGGTAAAAGCTCTGACACGGATTCATATGGGGGTGCGAAAGCTAGTAGTGGACCGCCCTCGGCCAAGCATCAAAGCCGACCCTCCACTCCAGAGTCGCTGGATGACTCCAGCTCAGGATCCGGGCACAATCCGAGACCACCTTCCTCTACATGCAAAACATCAGTGGCAAGTAACTCGAGCAGCAAACGAGCACCTGACCTGCAAATCTAAAGCAGCAGACGAGCACCTGACCTGCAAAtctaaacttttaaacacaaactgttcaATCTTAATCCATGT
This sequence is a window from Thunnus thynnus chromosome 10, fThuThy2.1, whole genome shotgun sequence. Protein-coding genes within it:
- the gja9a gene encoding gap junction protein alpha 9a; translated protein: MGDWNFLGGILEEVHIHSTMVGKIWLTILFIFRMLVLGVAAEDVWNDEQADFICNTEQPGCRNVCYDLAFPISLIRYWVLQVIFVSSPSLVYMGHALYRLRALEKERQKKKALLRRELELVDVELAEARKRIEREMKQVDQGKLNKAPLRGSLLRTYVAHVVTRSIVEVAFMTGQYVLYGFHLYPLFKCERDPCPNAVDCFVSRPTEKSVFMVFMQCISAISLFLNILEIMHLGYKKIKKGILDFYPHLRDDRDDLDDYYANKCKKESVVQICTSVTRKATIASAPSEYNLERVQGTMYPNLIKPSTFLPVQGELANQQDLDDSKCSTQSPPGYNCTSTTNEPCSPCSPCSDSVINAKQEAEEFLHLPPHSKEGSERGSPDSPKCPQRATTASSFPTLPISAARRPWRAHGSMKCSTVPEGKSSDTDSYGGAKASSGPPSAKHQSRPSTPESLDDSSSGSGHNPRPPSSTCKTSVASNSSSKRAPDLQI